TAGTTGGTAACGTGATTGCCGGATTAATCGGATCTTGGGTAGGTAGTGCGTTATTTGGTCATTGGGGTCCTGAATGGGGAGGCATCTTTATTCTTCCGGCGTTATTAGGTGCAATCGTCTTTATTTTAATCGTTACATTCTTTTCTAGAATGCTACGGAAAGCGTAAGTATGGTAATGAATAGTAATCTTGGGTTTATTATATATAACTATAAAGTGAATAAACTGATAAATATACATAAAAAAGCATCCAATTAAACTAATTTGGATGCTTTTTTAATGTAATCTACATAGAAATGAGTGGAGGATGAAGAATCCCCACTCATTAAAATTACACTTTCTATTATGTATTAAGCCATCGTTACTTTTTTACAACTATTTATTCTTACGACCTGCCGTGGCTCTATATGAGATAAGTCCTCGTTATTACCTATATCAACTACAATTGTATTCGTTAGTATGTTAATAATGGAACCAACTAATTTTGTAGCATGATCGTGTCGATAAGAAAATTGAACGAAATCTCCCTTTTTAAAGTTGTGCTCTTCCATAGATAGATCCCCCTAAAAATAATGTTTATACATTATACATACACAAATTTATAAAGTTTAAACATTTGGTAGTATTTTTTTAGTATTAAGCTGAGAAAGGTGTAGAAAATTTATTTATAATTAAAATGAAAAAATATGTTTAAAACTAATTTTTAAGGGTAATTAAATAGTAGTAGTTTGAGATAAGGGGGCGGAAATGATGAATTTGGAAATAAATATTTTGCAAAATGATGTAGGTTATACGGTACAACTTAATGGTGAAATTGATGCATATACAGCATCAGATTTGAAAAATAAGATCATGCCTATTGCAAGTGAAAAAGAGGTTTATATTGTAGTAGATTTTCATAACGTAGATTATATGGATAGTACAGGCTTAGGAGTTTTTATAGCTTTATTAAAAGCAGTTAAGAGAAATGATGGGAAGCTAGAGTTTACTGGTGTGTCTAAAAGGCTAAAAAGATTATTTGATATTACAGGGCTAACAGAAATATTAAATTTGAATTCCGATTTTGAAAAAGTAGAAAGAAGGTGACTAGGGATGATGGAGAGATTTGAAAAGATAGAAATGAAAATTCCTGCAAAAGCAGAATATGTGGCTATTATTCGTTTAACAATGGCTGGTGTTGCGAATCGAATGGGTTTTGCTTATGACGATATAGAAGATATGAAAATTGCTATTAGTGAAGCATGTACAAACATTGTACAACATGCATATAAAGAAGACGTTGGAGAAATTACAATTGTCTTTGGCCTATATGAAGATCGATTAGAAATTATGGCCGCGGATAATGGAGTTAGCTTTGATTTTAATAGCTTAAAAAGTAAAGTTGGTCCGTATGATATTAATAAACCAGTAGAGTATTTGCCAGAAAATGGTTTAGGTTTATATTTAATCAATACGTTAATGGATGATATACAAATTATGCATGATGAGGGCATGACAGTTTTAATGACAAAATATATACAAAGAGAGCAGGTGGAGAATGATGGAAATCCAATCTCAACCTACAAATCTTACTAAAGAAGACGTTATTAAACTAATTGCAGACTTCCAACAAAACCAATGTGATGAAGCACAGGAAAGATTGGTTAATCACTATAAAAATCTCGTATATTCCATTGCATATCGCTATTCAAAAGGTGGGCCGATGCATGAAGATATTATACAAGTAGGAATGTTAGGGCTCTTAGGTGCAATAAGAAGGTATGATTATTCGATAGGGAATGCTTTTGAGCCGTTTGCAATACCTACAATAGTAGGCGAAATAAAGAAATATTTACGTGATAAAACTTGGGGTATTCACGTTCCAAGGCGAATTAAAGATTTAGGCGGGAAGATTAAACTTGCGATAGAGGAGCTAACAGATCGTTTGCAGCGTTCACCCAAGATTATAGAGATTGCAGATCATTTAGGACTATCCGAAGAGGAAGTGCTAGAAATTATGGATGCGAAAAATAATTATCGCGTATCTTCCTTAGATGATGTAGTTGAAAATTCATCTGATGGCAGTTCGGTAGCGAGGATTGAATCTGTAGGTGAAGTAGAGCAAGGATATGAAGAGACAGAAAGGCGTCTCGTTTTAAAGGATATTTTTAACGTATTAAATGAGACAGAAAAGAGTGTTATTCATTATATATTTGGAGAAAATTTAAATCAAAAAGATACAGGGGAACGGTTAGGTATTTCACAAATGCACGTTTCTCGTATTAAAAGACAAGCGATAAGTAAATTGAAGCAAGCAGCATTTTTAGATACATAAAAATTTAAAATCATTATGTTTAAAACATGAGAAAAGGGGTAGTTATTAAGTATAGGAGGAGATATAAAAATGTCACACGATGTGAAAGAACTAATCGAAGGATTGAATGAAGATTTAGCAGGAGAATACTCAGCAATTATTATGTATAACCATAATGCAGCTACAGTTTCTGGTATATATAGACAAGTGTTAAAACCTTTCTTTGAATCTGAAATTAGTGATGAACAAGGACATGCCCTATATTTAGCGGAGAAAATTAAGACGTTAGGTGGTACACCTACTACGATCCCTTTACCAGTGAAACAAGTAGAAGATGTTAGAGAAATGTTAGAATCCGCTAGACAATCAGAATATGAAACAATTAAGCGTTATGAAACGAGAAAAGAACAGGCAGCGAAATTAAATATGACAGAATTAGTTGTAAAGCTAGAAGATATGATTGCAGATGAAACAAATCATATGGAAGAATTAGATCGTCTTTTAAATGATAAAGCAATGGTGTTAAATTAAAAGTAGAAATTTATAGAGTGAAAGAACAAATTCCTATTTCTAGGGGTTTGTTCTTTTGTTGTATAAAAAATATATATGAGTAGGAAATTTTCATTTTGTAACTGAGTATGTAATACTAGAAAAATAGAAAGTGATAATAGATTTACATTTTAAATAAGAAAAGGGGAAATAACTTGTGTCCATTTTAATTGTTGATGATAATCCGGTTAACATATTTGTAATTGAGAAGATTTTAAAACAAGCCGGATATCATGATCTTGTATCGCTCAATTCTGCACAAGAGCTCTTCGAATACATACAGTTTGGAAAAGATTCTTCCAGGCATAATGAAATTGATTTAATACTATTAGATATTATGATGCCTGAAATTGATGGACTTGAAGTTTGTAGGCGATTACAAAAAGAGGAGAAGTTTAAAGATATTCCTATTATTTTTGTTACAGCTTTAGAGGATGCAAATAAATTGGCCGAAGCTCTTGATATGGGGGCAATGGATTATATTACCAAACCTATAAATAAAGTTGAACTATTAGCACGTATGCGTGTAGCGTTACGCTTGAAATCGGAATTAAATTGGCATAAAGAACAAGAAGAAAATCTTCGGAATGAATTAGATTTAGCTACGCAAGTACAAAGAAACTTATTAAGTAGCCCATTAAGAGAAGATCATATAAAAATTGAAGCAAGTTACTTACCTTCATTTAAACTAGCTGGAGATATGTATTATTGGTATAAAATCGATGAAAATCGCTACGGTATTATATTATTAGATGTGATGGGACATGGTGTATCTGCTTCATTAGTTTGTATGTTTATTTCGTCTGTATTACGTGAAACAATTAAATGTTTAATTGATCCAGAACTCGTTATTAAAGAATTAAATAAATATATGACCCTTTTACATAATGAAAATGATAATATTCCCTATTATTTTACGGCTATATACTTAGTTGTTAATACAGAAGATAGAATAGTTGAATATGTAAATGCAGGGCATCCTTCTGGATATGTTTTAGTTGATGAAACAAATGTAGTTGAACTAGATCGCGGGAGTTGTGCGGTAGGATTTTTTGATGAAATAAAAGTTAAAAAGACAGTTATACCTTTTGAGAAGAACGCTCAAATATTATTGTTTACAGATGGTGTTCTTGAAGCAATTGCAAATGATGAATTTGAGGCTGAAGAGAAATTACGTACTTTTACAGAAAGAAAATGGGGAGATTTAGAAGAAGAGATAGAAGGGTTTTATAAGGAAGAACAAAAGAAAGCGCAATCAGATGATATGTGTCTAATTATGATACAAACGAATGCGAAATAAAAAGCGTATGAAATCCAAACAGAGGATTTCATACGCTTTTATTGTATTTTTTGATAGATTTGTTCGTTCGGATTAAATTGGATATAATGCGGCATTATATCGGAAAAACGTAGAGTTTCTTTATTTCCTAAACATAGGAATCCATTGTGACCTAAGCTTTCATAAAATAGTTGTTGTACTTGGTTTTGAAGTTTACTCGTAAAGTAAATTAAAACGTTACGGCAAAGTATAATATGAAATTCGTTAAAAGATTGATCAGTTACTAAATTATGCTGCGCAAAAATAATGTTTTGTAAAAGTGACGGATTAAAATAAGCAAAGCGATTATCTGTTGAATAATAGTTAGAAAATGCTTGTGTACCGCCAGCTTGTAAATAATTTTTCGTATAAGTTTGCATTTTATTTAACGGAAGGATAGCTTGTTTTGCTTTTTCTAACACATTTGTATTCATATCTGTTGCATAAATAACAGCTTTTTCACTTAATCCTTCTTCGTGAAGTAAGATGGACATGGATAATACTTCTTCACCAGTTGCGCATCCAGCGTGCCAAATTCTAATTTCAGGATACTTTTTTAATTCAGGAATGACATGCTCTCTTAGCGCTTTAAAAAAGTTAGGGTTACGGAACATTTCAGTTACATTAATGGAGAAATCATTTAATAACTGTTCTAAAAACCCTTCCTCATGAATTACTTTTTCAATTAACTTTGAAATGGTTGGGATATTAGAGATCTGCATTCGATTACAAATTCTTCTATAAATAGATGTACGAGCATATTGGCGGAAATCGAAGCCAGAT
This genomic interval from Bacillus thuringiensis contains the following:
- the sigB gene encoding RNA polymerase sigma factor SigB, which produces MMEIQSQPTNLTKEDVIKLIADFQQNQCDEAQERLVNHYKNLVYSIAYRYSKGGPMHEDIIQVGMLGLLGAIRRYDYSIGNAFEPFAIPTIVGEIKKYLRDKTWGIHVPRRIKDLGGKIKLAIEELTDRLQRSPKIIEIADHLGLSEEEVLEIMDAKNNYRVSSLDDVVENSSDGSSVARIESVGEVEQGYEETERRLVLKDIFNVLNETEKSVIHYIFGENLNQKDTGERLGISQMHVSRIKRQAISKLKQAAFLDT
- a CDS encoding ferritin-like domain-containing protein — its product is MSHDVKELIEGLNEDLAGEYSAIIMYNHNAATVSGIYRQVLKPFFESEISDEQGHALYLAEKIKTLGGTPTTIPLPVKQVEDVREMLESARQSEYETIKRYETRKEQAAKLNMTELVVKLEDMIADETNHMEELDRLLNDKAMVLN
- a CDS encoding GlsB/YeaQ/YmgE family stress response membrane protein, whose product is MGLIITCIVGGLIGALAGMITGKDFPLGIVGNVIAGLIGSWVGSALFGHWGPEWGGIFILPALLGAIVFILIVTFFSRMLRKA
- a CDS encoding CheR family methyltransferase — its product is MENKYYNFDPSVDMDKRTNLEIELLLEAVFKLSGFDFRQYARTSIYRRICNRMQISNIPTISKLIEKVIHEEGFLEQLLNDFSINVTEMFRNPNFFKALREHVIPELKKYPEIRIWHAGCATGEEVLSMSILLHEEGLSEKAVIYATDMNTNVLEKAKQAILPLNKMQTYTKNYLQAGGTQAFSNYYSTDNRFAYFNPSLLQNIIFAQHNLVTDQSFNEFHIILCRNVLIYFTSKLQNQVQQLFYESLGHNGFLCLGNKETLRFSDIMPHYIQFNPNEQIYQKIQ
- the rsbW gene encoding anti-sigma B factor RsbW, whose translation is MMERFEKIEMKIPAKAEYVAIIRLTMAGVANRMGFAYDDIEDMKIAISEACTNIVQHAYKEDVGEITIVFGLYEDRLEIMAADNGVSFDFNSLKSKVGPYDINKPVEYLPENGLGLYLINTLMDDIQIMHDEGMTVLMTKYIQREQVENDGNPISTYKSY
- the rsbV gene encoding anti sigma b factor antagonist RsbV; the protein is MMNLEINILQNDVGYTVQLNGEIDAYTASDLKNKIMPIASEKEVYIVVDFHNVDYMDSTGLGVFIALLKAVKRNDGKLEFTGVSKRLKRLFDITGLTEILNLNSDFEKVERR
- a CDS encoding fused response regulator/phosphatase codes for the protein MSILIVDDNPVNIFVIEKILKQAGYHDLVSLNSAQELFEYIQFGKDSSRHNEIDLILLDIMMPEIDGLEVCRRLQKEEKFKDIPIIFVTALEDANKLAEALDMGAMDYITKPINKVELLARMRVALRLKSELNWHKEQEENLRNELDLATQVQRNLLSSPLREDHIKIEASYLPSFKLAGDMYYWYKIDENRYGIILLDVMGHGVSASLVCMFISSVLRETIKCLIDPELVIKELNKYMTLLHNENDNIPYYFTAIYLVVNTEDRIVEYVNAGHPSGYVLVDETNVVELDRGSCAVGFFDEIKVKKTVIPFEKNAQILLFTDGVLEAIANDEFEAEEKLRTFTERKWGDLEEEIEGFYKEEQKKAQSDDMCLIMIQTNAK